A genomic stretch from Leptodactylus fuscus isolate aLepFus1 chromosome 10, aLepFus1.hap2, whole genome shotgun sequence includes:
- the ADRA2A gene encoding alpha-2A adrenergic receptor: MINFENSLSDRGGISTMECLGDCSNSTMNGTNSDLAGPPYSLQVTLALISLVGILMLFTVFGNVLVVIAVFTSRALKAPQNLFLVSLASADILVATLVMPFSLANEVMGYWYFGKVWCEIYLALDVLFCTSSIVHLCAISLDRYWSITQAIEYNLKRTPRRIKCIIFIVWVISAVISFPPLITIEKESGKEEEPKCKINEEKWYIISSCIGSFFAPCVIMILVYIRIYQIAKKRTRIPPSKRSNGEPEKKQNGFGDKDLPVKLNGEKAGGSGDEQHREEAEANGMDMEDSSSSEHREDVQYSSKKKQDKTARSKGKTKLSQIKPGDSLPRREEERSAKASRWRGRQNREKRFTFVLAVVIGVFVVCWFPFFFTYSLIAICSKSCNVPETLFKFFFWFGYCNSSLNPVIYTIFNHDFRRSFKKILCKGDRKRIV; encoded by the coding sequence ATGATTAATTTTGAGAACTCGTTATCTGACAGGGGGGGCATCTCTACTATGGAGTGCCTGGGAGACTGCTCCAACAGCACCATGAATGGGACTAATTCAGACCTGGCTGGACCCCCTTACTCCTTACAGGTCACCCTGGCTCTCATCTCCCTGGTGGGCATACTTATGCTATTCACCGTCTTTGGCAATGTCCTGGTTGTTATTGCTGTCTTCACTAGTAGGGCCCTCAAAGCCCCCCAGAACTTGTTCCTGGTGTCCTTGGCATCAGCTGACATTCTTGTGGCCACCTTGGTCATGCCATTTTCTTTGGCCAATGAAGTCATGGGGTACTGGTACTTTGGCAAGGTCTGGTGTGAGATCTACCTTGCCCTAGATGTCCTCTTCTGCACCTCCTCCATAGTCCATCTCTGTGCCATCAGCCTGGACCGATACTGGTCCATCACCCAAGCCATTGAgtacaacttaaagaggacccctCGCAGGATCAAGTGCATCATCTTCATCGTCTGGGTCATCTCAGCTGTCATCTCCTTTCCACCACTTATTACCATTGAGAAGGAGAGTGGCAAGGAAGAGGAGCCCAAGTGTAAGATCAATGAGGAGAAATGGTACATCATCTCCTCCTGCATCGGCTCCTTCTTTGCTCCTTGTGTCATCATGATCCTAGTCTACATCAGGATCTACCAGATTGCCAAGAAGAGGACGAGGATCCCTCCCAGCAAAAGGAGCAATGGGGAACCTGAGAAGAAGCAGAATGGCTTTGGAGATAAGGACTTGCCAGTCAAGCTAAATGGGGAGAAGGCTGGAGGGTCTGGGGATGAGCAGCATCGAGAGGAAGCAGAAGCCAATGGAATGGACATGGAGGACTCCTCATCTTCTGAGCATAGGGAGGATGTCCAGTATTCCTCCAAGAAGAAACAGGACAAAACTGCAAGGAGCAAGGGCAAAACCAAGCTGAGCCAGATCAAACCTGGGGACAGCCTTCcaaggagagaggaggagaggagtgcCAAAGCCTCCCGGTGGAGGGGGAGGCAGAACAGGGAGAAGAGGTTCACCTTCGTCCTGGCTGTGGTCATTGGGGTCTTTGTTGTCTGCTGGTTCCCCTTTTTCTTCACTTACTCCCTTATTGCCATCTGTAGCAAAAGCTGCAATGTCCCCGAGACCCTCTTCAAATTCTTCTTCTGGTTTGGTTACTGTAACAGCTCCTTGAACCCTGTCATCTACACCATCTTCAACCATGACTTCAGGAGATCCTTCAAGAAGATCCTGTGCAAAGGGGACAGGAAAAGGATTGTCTGA